A stretch of Desulfomonilia bacterium DNA encodes these proteins:
- a CDS encoding type 4a pilus biogenesis protein PilO → MNINKIIDILLHQKPAVKMLSLLAFIIVIVGLYWYFLYRPISDEIKVLQPEQARLKSELMKVQAIVAEKPKYDAMLEQTKMDLLIALRQLPDKSEIPSLLENISSLGKSSGLEFLLFKPRVESQKNFYAEIPVDIRVEGTFKDIVDFFDKVSKMPRIVNISDITIGTPKRGYGGSTIVDTSCVATTYKFIEGVSTQ, encoded by the coding sequence ATGAATATCAATAAAATAATAGATATTCTGTTGCATCAGAAGCCGGCAGTAAAGATGCTTTCTCTTCTGGCGTTCATTATTGTAATAGTGGGTCTGTACTGGTACTTTTTATATAGACCGATCAGTGATGAAATCAAAGTCCTTCAACCGGAACAGGCCAGGCTGAAAAGCGAACTTATGAAAGTTCAGGCAATTGTTGCTGAAAAGCCTAAGTATGATGCGATGCTCGAGCAGACAAAAATGGATCTTTTGATTGCACTGAGGCAGCTCCCTGATAAAAGTGAGATACCATCACTACTTGAAAATATTTCGTCACTGGGCAAATCTTCAGGACTTGAATTCCTGTTATTCAAACCGAGGGTTGAGTCTCAGAAAAACTTTTATGCGGAGATCCCCGTTGATATAAGGGTTGAAGGAACCTTTAAAGACATTGTCGATTTCTTTGATAAGGTATCAAAAATGCCAAGAATTGTTAACATATCCGATATAACTATTGGTACCCCAAAGAGAGGATATGGTGGTTCTACCATTGTTGATACATCATGCGTTGCAACCACATACAAGTTTATTGAAGGGGTGAGCACGCAATGA
- the pilQ gene encoding type IV pilus secretin PilQ has translation MKNKIIQLLVIGIIALPAYSYALTVKSVDFMNVKNKSRIQIGLDGKATYDVSKNGDLVTLKIDGANIPSDLARPFLTFDFVTPVDRFLPRQEGKDVIFEITMKKMSPYFITQDKNQILMDFDIPADMKETKKISRKDVPEVASGQSKKKASGTKATAVSKADVDDLSPGPKQAAVLDTFKPKYKGQPITLDFQNADIQNVLRIIADVSGMNIVTSDEVKGQITIRLKDIPWDQALDVILESKDLSKMQLGNVVRIAPADKIKAAQDRLIASQKTEEQLEPLFTSVIPVNFSKATEMINLLKGKEIGILTERGSIVADARTNVLIVKDIQKSVDAISVMIKRLDKPTPQVLIASRIVQADDDFTKALGVAWGGQYRSQSGKSFFGLSGVNSSSSATTLFDSTTVPGGNPNWSSTTLPASSMLVNFPQGQAAGLGITLGRLAGSMFDLDLRLDIGETTGDAKVIARPKVVTLDNKKATIKQGEKYPYVVRNQEGQLSTELKDIELVLEVTPRIAFDGSINMEVSVKRNSIGATKNSLGDPSIASREVQTEVIVRDGETAVIGGIIEEEIHKDVQKVPFLGDIPVVGWLFKAKKNTKTKKELLIFISPHVLQDIASN, from the coding sequence ATGAAGAATAAAATCATACAGCTACTTGTAATAGGCATTATAGCCTTACCTGCTTACTCATATGCATTAACTGTAAAAAGTGTTGACTTTATGAATGTTAAAAACAAGTCACGTATACAGATAGGGTTGGATGGTAAGGCAACTTATGATGTTTCAAAAAATGGTGATTTGGTAACCCTAAAAATTGACGGGGCCAATATCCCATCTGATCTGGCAAGACCTTTTTTAACTTTCGATTTTGTCACACCTGTAGATAGATTTCTACCCAGGCAGGAAGGCAAGGATGTCATTTTTGAGATAACGATGAAAAAAATGTCTCCATATTTCATTACTCAGGACAAGAACCAGATCCTTATGGATTTTGATATCCCGGCGGATATGAAGGAAACTAAGAAAATCAGCCGCAAGGATGTTCCCGAGGTTGCCTCTGGTCAATCCAAGAAAAAAGCTTCCGGTACTAAGGCTACAGCTGTTTCCAAGGCTGATGTGGATGACCTCTCGCCCGGCCCCAAACAGGCGGCGGTTCTGGACACATTCAAGCCTAAATATAAGGGTCAGCCTATAACACTGGATTTCCAGAATGCAGATATTCAAAATGTGTTGAGGATAATAGCGGATGTAAGCGGGATGAATATTGTTACTTCTGATGAAGTCAAGGGACAGATTACTATTCGTTTGAAAGACATCCCCTGGGATCAGGCGCTTGACGTTATTCTTGAGAGTAAAGACCTCTCAAAAATGCAGCTGGGCAATGTTGTAAGGATTGCCCCGGCTGATAAAATAAAGGCAGCCCAGGATAGGCTGATAGCCTCTCAGAAAACGGAAGAACAGTTGGAGCCTCTCTTTACAAGTGTAATCCCGGTAAATTTCTCCAAGGCTACAGAAATGATTAATCTGCTGAAAGGTAAAGAAATTGGAATTCTGACTGAGAGGGGCAGTATAGTTGCCGATGCCAGAACCAATGTTCTTATCGTCAAGGACATACAAAAAAGTGTGGATGCAATTTCAGTAATGATTAAAAGACTTGATAAGCCGACACCACAGGTCCTTATCGCTTCAAGGATAGTACAGGCGGACGATGACTTTACAAAAGCCCTTGGAGTTGCATGGGGCGGCCAGTACAGATCACAGTCAGGCAAGTCGTTCTTCGGGTTGTCGGGAGTGAACAGCAGCTCTTCAGCAACAACCCTTTTTGATTCGACGACAGTTCCCGGCGGGAATCCTAACTGGTCATCCACTACACTTCCTGCTTCTTCAATGCTGGTTAATTTCCCTCAGGGACAGGCGGCAGGGCTTGGAATCACGCTGGGCAGACTGGCAGGAAGCATGTTCGATCTCGATCTAAGGCTTGATATCGGCGAAACGACAGGAGACGCCAAGGTCATTGCAAGGCCTAAAGTTGTTACACTTGACAACAAGAAAGCCACCATAAAGCAGGGTGAAAAATATCCTTATGTAGTTCGAAACCAGGAAGGACAGCTTTCAACTGAACTTAAAGATATAGAGCTGGTACTTGAGGTAACTCCGAGGATAGCATTTGACGGAAGCATAAACATGGAAGTTTCAGTCAAGAGAAACTCCATCGGCGCAACAAAAAATTCACTTGGTGACCCGAGCATTGCTTCGAGAGAAGTCCAGACCGAGGTAATCGTAAGGGATGGAGAAACGGCGGTCATAGGAGGCATAATTGAAGAAGAGATACACAAAGATGTACAGAAGGTGCCATTCCTGGGCGATATTCCAGTAGTTGGATGGCTCTTCAAGGCCAAGAAGAATACAAAAACAAAGAAGGAACTGCTTATATTCATAAGTCCTCATGTTTTGCAGGATATTGCTTCAAATTAA
- the pilM gene encoding type IV pilus assembly protein PilM, which translates to MLFGKKTLLGLDIGSQSIKMIDLEKTRSGYELKSMGIAIVPSECIVDKDIMDSETVVETIRNLRDNLKIIPKGTATAVSGHSVIVKKAEISTMSRAELEQTLMIEAEQYIPFDINDVYLDFHILGESLERQDMMDVLFVASKKELVDDYSSIIKNAGLKPLIVDVDVFAIENMYHSNYPDAPETIVALVDVGASMININVMREGTSIFARDISMGGRQMTERIQREFGVSFERAENIKCGASIDGIDLERVNYIFKMASETFAQEIKRTLDFFLSTMVNENIEKIYISGGGARIPGLISLLQKQNEVPVEIINPFNNITWNEKNFDPAYMAYIAPQMAVAVGLALRRADYKW; encoded by the coding sequence ATGCTTTTCGGCAAAAAAACCTTGTTAGGATTGGACATCGGATCACAAAGCATCAAGATGATAGATCTCGAGAAAACCCGGTCCGGATATGAATTAAAATCAATGGGAATTGCTATCGTGCCATCGGAATGTATTGTTGACAAAGATATAATGGATTCGGAAACGGTCGTTGAGACAATACGGAACCTGAGGGATAATCTGAAAATTATTCCGAAAGGCACAGCGACAGCGGTTTCCGGTCATTCTGTAATTGTCAAGAAAGCCGAAATTTCAACAATGTCTAGGGCGGAACTTGAGCAGACGTTGATGATTGAGGCAGAGCAGTACATTCCTTTTGATATCAATGATGTGTATCTGGATTTTCACATACTGGGAGAAAGCCTTGAAAGACAGGACATGATGGATGTCCTTTTTGTTGCATCGAAAAAAGAACTTGTGGATGATTATTCTTCCATTATCAAAAATGCCGGTCTCAAGCCATTGATAGTTGATGTAGATGTCTTTGCAATCGAAAATATGTACCATTCCAATTATCCGGATGCCCCGGAAACCATTGTTGCCCTTGTGGATGTCGGCGCATCAATGATTAATATAAATGTGATGAGAGAAGGGACGTCGATTTTCGCAAGAGACATTTCAATGGGCGGCCGTCAGATGACCGAGCGCATACAAAGGGAATTCGGGGTCAGCTTTGAACGGGCGGAAAATATAAAATGCGGAGCAAGTATTGATGGAATTGATCTCGAGCGTGTAAATTATATTTTCAAAATGGCTTCAGAAACATTCGCTCAGGAAATCAAAAGGACACTGGATTTCTTCCTCTCCACGATGGTTAATGAAAATATAGAAAAGATTTACATAAGCGGCGGTGGTGCAAGAATACCGGGATTGATATCTTTGCTGCAGAAACAGAATGAAGTACCAGTGGAGATTATAAATCCTTTCAATAATATTACATGGAATGAAAAGAACTTCGATCCAGCATATATGGCCTATATTGCTCCACAGATGGCAGTTGCTGTAGGCCTTGCGTTAAGGAGGGCGGATTACAAATGGTAA
- a CDS encoding acetylxylan esterase, whose protein sequence is MMKERKYSPDKYLDSLYRQIYRSPYKDVRGREECLKVSKALRGQLAEILAIERIPAQIKNLRPEIVKTEDREGFIQETISLELCDGWNTLCYLLTPKLPSGSAVVAVCGHGYGCRQIISQGKRGSRRRINFLDNYQKNFAIELVKRGNTVIAYEPIGFGEARKRKDGFKPFYSNSCRDISLHTLMYGLTTASLRIYQAMRCTDMLEAKGFKDIGCMGISGGGLVALYFACLDERIKRTVVSGYINTFRDSVMSVWHCPDNYIPGILAAGEIFDFASAIAPRKLLVESGSRDMIFPRKGVQTAIEHISRIYREVGAEDNFSVDLFEGRHEISGRKSYTFFNEEKP, encoded by the coding sequence ATGATGAAAGAACGTAAATATTCACCGGACAAATACCTGGACAGCCTTTACAGACAGATATACCGTTCCCCCTACAAGGACGTAAGAGGCAGGGAAGAATGTCTGAAGGTCTCCAAGGCCCTGCGCGGACAGCTTGCGGAGATTCTTGCAATAGAAAGGATCCCCGCACAGATCAAGAACCTCAGACCCGAGATCGTAAAGACTGAAGACAGAGAAGGTTTCATTCAGGAAACCATTTCCCTTGAGTTATGTGATGGCTGGAATACGCTCTGTTACCTGCTTACTCCCAAACTGCCATCAGGAAGCGCAGTTGTGGCGGTCTGCGGACATGGCTACGGATGCCGTCAGATAATAAGTCAAGGCAAACGCGGCAGTCGACGCAGAATCAATTTTCTGGATAATTACCAGAAGAATTTCGCCATAGAACTCGTAAAAAGAGGCAACACCGTAATTGCTTACGAGCCGATAGGCTTCGGTGAAGCGCGTAAGCGCAAAGACGGATTCAAGCCTTTCTACAGCAATTCCTGCAGGGATATCTCGCTGCATACACTTATGTACGGCTTAACCACCGCCTCACTCAGGATATACCAGGCTATGAGGTGTACGGATATGCTGGAGGCAAAGGGCTTCAAGGATATCGGCTGCATGGGCATTTCCGGCGGCGGGCTCGTCGCGCTGTATTTCGCATGTCTTGACGAGCGCATCAAGCGCACCGTGGTCAGCGGCTATATCAATACTTTCCGAGACAGTGTGATGTCAGTATGGCATTGTCCCGATAATTACATCCCCGGAATCCTGGCTGCCGGTGAGATATTCGACTTCGCGTCAGCGATTGCACCCCGAAAGCTGCTTGTCGAATCGGGCTCAAGGGACATGATATTCCCGAGAAAGGGCGTACAGACAGCCATAGAACATATATCGAGGATATACCGCGAGGTTGGCGCGGAAGATAATTTCAGCGTGGATCTATTCGAGGGCCGTCATGAGATATCAGGCAGGAAATCATACACCTTTTTCAATGAGGAGAAGCCGTAA
- a CDS encoding pilus assembly protein PilP translates to MNRDILIAVLIGIVLVFSGCSGKKDTTSADNLLSAKPKSVQKLKPVITQAQEPKTEYTVQGVRDPFQPYEIIKLDDMSKKMTAADILQNITLGQITLVGVILDKDPKALVQDASNTGYIIKEGMHIGENSGIVTKISSDGVTVKQHFKDYMGKVNTREVVLTLKKEEGEK, encoded by the coding sequence ATGAACAGGGATATACTGATAGCGGTATTGATCGGGATAGTGCTGGTGTTTTCGGGCTGTTCAGGGAAAAAGGATACTACATCAGCTGACAACCTGTTGTCGGCAAAACCCAAGAGCGTTCAAAAACTGAAACCCGTAATCACTCAGGCACAGGAACCGAAAACGGAATATACGGTTCAGGGTGTAAGAGACCCCTTCCAGCCGTATGAGATTATCAAACTGGATGATATGTCTAAGAAAATGACTGCCGCAGACATATTGCAGAATATAACGCTCGGTCAAATTACTCTGGTAGGCGTTATTCTTGATAAGGATCCCAAAGCCCTTGTCCAGGATGCAAGCAATACGGGTTATATTATCAAGGAAGGCATGCACATCGGAGAGAATTCAGGTATAGTAACAAAAATAAGCAGTGATGGTGTCACTGTAAAACAGCACTTCAAAGACTACATGGGAAAAGTCAACACCAGAGAAGTTGTATTGACGCTTAAGAAAGAAGAGGGGGAAAAGTAG
- a CDS encoding PilN domain-containing protein: MVTINLLPVKAELRLNAIIQHVIVFAVCVGIIVVGLGILQGTMKREKTSIENDIQKTQVQIADLKVKAEEIEKVKKRRLELEKKLQVINDLSIQKTGPVEVLDELSMLIPEKAWISSFTNTGEKVVLDGTAVDNTVIAEFMKRLQGSKHYTDVELVLSEQEGLNHKFVIQCKIQKIQN, encoded by the coding sequence ATGGTAACGATCAATCTGCTTCCAGTAAAAGCTGAGTTAAGGCTGAATGCGATCATACAGCATGTCATTGTATTCGCAGTATGTGTCGGGATAATTGTTGTTGGCCTGGGGATTCTTCAGGGAACCATGAAAAGAGAAAAGACATCGATTGAGAATGATATTCAAAAAACGCAGGTCCAGATTGCAGATCTGAAAGTCAAGGCTGAAGAAATTGAAAAGGTTAAAAAACGCAGGTTGGAACTTGAGAAGAAACTTCAGGTCATCAATGATTTGAGCATTCAGAAAACGGGCCCTGTTGAGGTACTGGATGAATTGAGCATGCTTATTCCTGAAAAGGCATGGATAAGTTCATTTACAAATACCGGTGAAAAGGTTGTGCTGGATGGTACTGCGGTTGATAATACGGTTATTGCCGAATTTATGAAAAGACTGCAGGGGTCGAAACATTACACTGATGTGGAACTCGTTCTTTCTGAACAGGAAGGGCTAAACCATAAATTTGTAATTCAGTGTAAAATTCAAAAGATTCAGAATTGA
- a CDS encoding rhomboid family intramembrane serine protease has protein sequence MIPVKDTSSKGFAAVTILIICANIAMFFEEVRTGSALFDLYGISPHDIWLYLTNGRGNLLRLNLSIFVSGFMHGGYLHLMSNMLFLYVFGPSVEKELGWMRYVVFYAVSIFVSFYTHALFFHNSDIIVVGASGAIAAVMGIFIVLKPRAKITSIIPVFFVIKIVHIPAFIFILIWFALQGLNGYFTLGEQTSIAWFSHIGGFVMGFVYGAVYRLNK, from the coding sequence GTGATACCGGTTAAGGACACTTCTTCAAAAGGATTTGCTGCGGTTACAATATTGATTATATGCGCTAATATTGCCATGTTTTTTGAAGAAGTCAGGACAGGCAGCGCCCTGTTTGATTTATATGGTATAAGTCCGCATGACATCTGGCTCTACCTGACAAACGGAAGAGGCAACCTTCTCAGATTGAATCTGTCGATATTCGTATCCGGCTTTATGCATGGAGGATATCTGCATCTTATGAGCAACATGCTTTTTCTGTACGTATTCGGGCCGTCAGTCGAAAAAGAGCTTGGCTGGATGAGGTATGTGGTGTTTTATGCAGTATCAATTTTTGTCTCGTTTTATACTCACGCTCTGTTTTTTCATAATTCAGACATTATTGTCGTAGGTGCATCAGGTGCAATTGCAGCAGTAATGGGTATTTTTATCGTCCTGAAACCCCGGGCTAAAATAACATCGATAATACCAGTCTTCTTTGTTATCAAAATCGTCCATATCCCGGCATTTATTTTTATATTGATATGGTTTGCCCTGCAGGGATTGAACGGATACTTTACTCTTGGCGAACAGACTTCTATAGCATGGTTTTCCCATATAGGCGGTTTTGTTATGGGTTTTGTGTATGGGGCAGTTTACAGGCTGAACAAGTAG